From the Syngnathoides biaculeatus isolate LvHL_M chromosome 10, ASM1980259v1, whole genome shotgun sequence genome, one window contains:
- the sdhb gene encoding LOW QUALITY PROTEIN: succinate dehydrogenase [ubiquinone] iron-sulfur subunit, mitochondrial (The sequence of the model RefSeq protein was modified relative to this genomic sequence to represent the inferred CDS: inserted 1 base in 1 codon) has protein sequence MENPGDAGEPSKRSQTSGDAPAVDCGTWRKAGSGGQARNSNMSAASLTSLSRYGLLAFRTSTGFVAVRCAQTAAAPAAQPRIKKFQVYRWDPDTPGDKPRMQTFDIDLNTCGPMVLDALIKIKNEMDATLTFRRSCREGICGSCAMNINGGNTLACLNKIDTNVSKPTKIYPLPHMYVVKDLVPDMSNFYAQYKSIEPYLKKKDESQEGKEQYTQSVEDRQKLDGLYECILCACCSTSCPSYWWNGDXYLGPAVLMQAYRWMIDSRDDFTEERLSKLQDPFSLYRCHTIMNCTKTCPKGLNPGKAIAEIKKMMATYKEKKAAAAV, from the exons ATGGAGAATCCGGGCGACGCGGGGGAACCGAGCAAGCGCTCCCAAACTTCTGGTGACGCTCCCGCGGTGGATTGTGGGACATGGAGGAAGGCAGGAAGTGGAGGTCAGGCTAGAAACAGCAACATGTCCGCAGCTAGCCTCACGTCCTTGAGCCGCTATGGGCTTTTGGCTTTCCGCACCTCAACTGGTTTTGTG GCAGTGCGCTGTGCCCAGACGGCAGCCGCTCCGGCAGCACAGCCTCGGATTAAGAAGTTCCAGGTGTACAGATGGGACCCAGACACTCCAGGAGACAAACCACGCATGCAGACCTTCGACATCGACCTAAACAC ATGTGGCCCAATGGTACTTGACGCCCTAATTAAgatcaaaaatgaaatggacGCCACATTGACATTCCGCCGCTcctgcagagaag gcaTCTGCGGATCGTGCGCAATGAACATCAATGGCGGGAACACGCTGGCCTGCCTCAACAAGATCGACACGAACGTCAGCAAGCCAACAAAGATTTATCCCCTTCCACATATGTACGTGGTCAAAGACCTGGTGCCT GACATGAGCAACTTCTACGCTCAGTACAAGTCCATCGAGCCGTACTTGAAGAAGAAGGACGAGTCCCAGGAGGGGAAGGAGCAATACACCCAGTCTGTGGAGGACAGACAGAAACTG GATGGACTGTACGAGTGCATCCTCTGCGCCTGCTGCAGCACCAGCTGCCCCAGCTACTGGTGGAATGGAG AATATCTCGGACCCGCCGTGCTCATGCAG GCCTACCGTTGGATGATCGACTCGCGGGACGACTTCACGGAGGAGCGCCTGTCCAAGCTCCAGGATCCGTTTTCTCTTTACCGCTGTCACACCATCATGAACTGCACCAAGACGTGCCCCAAG GGCCTGAACCCGGGGAAAGCCATAGCGGAGATCAAGAAGATGATGGCCACCTATAAGGAGAAGAAAGCAGCGGCTGCTGTCTGA
- the mrpl20 gene encoding 39S ribosomal protein L20, mitochondrial — MVFLTLSNWIRSRGPDRYWKVQELLKHARHFRGRKNRCYSLAVRAVRRAFVYATKGRKLKKRNMRTLWITRIAAASREHGMKYPVLMGNLVKSSVQLNRRVISDLAITEPRSFLALAKLARARQREGFSAALGDGKEPPGVFSRVVVQQ, encoded by the exons ATGGTGTTCCTGACGTTGTCCAACTGGATTCGAAGCCGCGGACCGGACAGATACTGGAAGGTTCAAGAACTTCTCAAGCATGCACGG CATTTCAGAGGCAGAAAGAACCGCTGTTACAGTCTGGCCGTGCGGGCTGTCAGGAGGGCTTTTGTCTACGCCACTAAAGGACGCAAGCTGAAGAAACGCAACATGAGAACG CTGTGGATCACACGCATTGCTGCGGCGTCCCGAGAGCACGGCATGAAGTATCCTGTCCTCATGGGCAACCTAGTAAAG AGCAGCGTTCAGCTCAACCGACGGGTTATCAGCGACCTGGCCATCACGGAGCCCAGGTCCTTCCTCGCCCTCGCCAAGCTGGCCCGGGCCCGGCAGCGAGAAGGCTTCAGCGCGGCGCTGGGTGACGGCAAAGAACCTCCCGGCGTCTTCTCCCGCGTTGTTGTGCAACAGTAG
- the atad3 gene encoding ATPase family AAA domain containing 3 encodes MSWLFGLNKGQPEPPPGLPGQPNPPPPPPPPAGGSSGGGDKPKDKWSNFDPTGLERAAQAAKELDKSRNAKEALELARMQEQSTQMEHQSKIKEYEAAVEQLKGDQIRIQGEERRKTLNEESKQHQARAQYQDKLARQRYEDQLRQQQMMNEDNLRKQEESVQKQEAMRKATIEHEMELRHKNEMLRIEAESKARARVERENADIIREQIRLKAAEHRQTVLESIKTAGAVFGEGFRAFVSDWDKVTATVAGLTLLAVGVYSARNATGVAGRYIEARLGKPSLVRETSRFTVGEAIKHPVKTAKRLTSKPQDALEGVVLNPLLEERVRDVAIATRNTRQNNGLYRNILMYGPPGTGKTLFAKKLAVHSGMDYAIMTGGDVAPMGRDGVTAMHKVFDWANTSRRGLLLFVDEADAFLRKRSTEKISEDLRATLNAFLYRTGEQSNRFMLVLASNQPEQFDWAINDRIDEIVNFALPGLEERERLVRLYFDRYVLEPATGGRQRMKLAQFDYGKKCSEIAKRAEGMSGREISKLGVAWQAAAYSSEDGVLTEAMIDARVDDAVKQHRQKMDWLRAEEEAQTETLTPPPAGGADSAAVGKMGFTLPVAETPRAQTVVAPLLVHEMKQQQERTAESRLDCEEAVRASLKQAAPDSEASLEKADTTGFPPKDGTPV; translated from the exons ATGTCGTGGCTGTTCGGCTTGAACAAAGGGCAACCGGAGCCTCCCCCGGGTCTGCCGGGCCAGCCTAacccgccaccgccgccgccgccgccggccggAGGCTCCAGCGGCGGCGGAGATAAACCCAAGGACAAATGGAGCAACTTCGATCCCACCGGGCTGGAGCGGGCTGCACAGGCGGCCAAGGAGCTCGACAAGTCCC GGAATGCCAAAGAAGCTCTGGAGTTGGCTCGCATGCAGGAGCAGAGCACCCAGATGGAGCACCAGAGCAAAATCAAG GAGTACGAAGCGGCCGTGGAGCAGCTGAAAGGCGACCAGATACGAATCCAGGGTGAGGAGAGGAGAAAAACTCTAAACGAGGAAAGCAAGCAGCACCAAGCA AGGGCTCAGTACCAGGACAAGCTGGCCCGGCAGCGCTACGAGGACCAGCTAAGGCAGCAG CAAATGATGAATGAGGACAACCTTCGCAAGCAGGAAGAGTCGGTTCAGAAACAGGAAGCCATGAGGAAAG CGACCATCGAGCACGAGATGGAGCTGAGGCACAAGAACGAGATGCTGCGCATCGAGGCCGAGTCCAAAGCGAGGGCCCGCGTGGAGCGGGAGAACGCCGACATCATACGCGAGCAAATCCGCCTGAAGGCCGCCGAGCACAGACAGACCGTCCTGGAGTCCATCAA GACAGCAGGCGCAGTATTTGGAGAGGGATTCAGAGCGTTTGTGTCGGACTGGGACAAAGTCACGGCCACG GTGGCGGGACTGACACTTTTAGCCGTGGGGGTGTACTCAGCTCGCAACGCCACCGGGGTGGCGGGTCGCTACATCGAGGCGAGGCTGGGGAAGCCGTCTTTGGTGCGAGAGACGTCCCGCTTCACCGTGGGGGAAGCCATCAAGCATCCGGTCAAG ACGGCCAAAAGGCTGACGAGCAAACCTCAGGACGCGCTTGAAGGAGTTGTGCTCAAT CCTCTGCTGGAAGAGCGAGTGCGTGATGTCGCCATAGCAACGAGGAACACCAGGCAGAACAACGGCCTCTACAGGAACATCCTGATGTACGGACCCCCGGGCACCGGCAAGACGCTGTTTGCCAAG AAGCTGGCCGTGCATTCCGGGATGGACTACGCAATCATGACCGGGGGTGACGTCGCGCCCATGGGCCGCGACGGTGTGACGGCCATGCACAAAGTGTTCGACTGGGCCAACACGAGCAGACGAGG TTTGCTGTTATTCGTCGATGAAGCCGACGCATTCCTCCGTAAGAGATCCACT GAGAAGATCAGCGAAGATCTCCGAGCCACTTTGAATGCATTCTTGTATCGCACCGGGGAGCAGAGCAACAG GTTCATGTTGGTGTTGGCCAGTAACCAACCGGAGCAGTTTGACTGGGCCATTAATGACCGGATCGATGAAATTGTCAATTTTGCTCTGCCTGGcctggaggagagagagaggctgGTGCGGCTGTACTTCGACAGATATGTTCTGGAGCCCGCCACCGGAGGGAGGCA GAGGATGAAGCTGGCGCAGTTCGATTACGGCAAAAAATGCTCAGAGATAGCCAAGCGGGCCGAGGGCATGTCCGGTAGAGAGATCTCCAAGTTGGGAGTGGCCTGGCAG GCAGCGGCGTATTCCTCCGAGGATGGTGTCCTGACGGAGGCCATGATCGACGCCCGCGTGGACGACGCCGTCAAGCAGCACCGTCAGAAGATGGACTGGCTCCGCGCCGAAGAGGAGGCTCAGACCGAGACCCTCACCCCTCCCCCGGCAGGGGGCGCCGACAGCGCCGCTGTCGGCAAAATGGGCTTCACTCTGCCGGTTGCCGAGACACCTCGAGCTCAGACGGTGGTCGCCCCGCTACTCGTCCACGAGATGAAGCAACAACAAGAGAGGACAGCCGAGTCTCGACTAGACTGCGAAGAAGCAGTCAGAGCAAGTTTAAAGCAGGCCGCCCCTGACAGTGAAGCAAGTCTGGAGAAAGCGGACACGACTGGTTTTCCTCCCAAAGATGGAACTCCAGTGTGA